A section of the Telopea speciosissima isolate NSW1024214 ecotype Mountain lineage chromosome 3, Tspe_v1, whole genome shotgun sequence genome encodes:
- the LOC122654864 gene encoding probable pectate lyase 7, whose product MVELAIIKPNNIFFFFFFFFLFTYAVKAHIATNFEGALTRRLLLQQKEEVGAGGPCQATNPIDSCWRCQANWEMNRKSYAKCALGFGRKTRGGENGRIYVVTDPSDSDMVNPKNGTLRYGVIQNEPLWIIFAHDMTIRLNQELIMTSNKTIDGRGANVHIANGAGITIQFVHDIIITNLHIHDIKATKGGDIRDSVDHHGQRTSSDGDGINIFGSTNIWIDHMSMSNCKDGLIDAVMGSTAITISNNYFSSHDHVMLLGANDTYADDEKMQVTVAFNHFGPGLVQRMPRVRWGFAHVVNNDYTHWEMYAIGGSTHPTILSQGNRFVASDSSAFKQVTHRDYATEDVWKNWDWRSEGDLMENGAFFVQSGSPLKKESFSSEDMISPKPATSVPELTRFAGALNCTVGKPC is encoded by the exons ATGGTGGAGTTAGCTATTATTAAGCCCAACaacatcttctttttctttttcttcttctttttgttcacCTATGCTGTGAAGGCCCATATAGCAACGAACTTCGAAGGGGCGTTGACGAGAAGGTTGTTGCTTCAACAGAAAGAAGAAGTGGGGGCCGGGGGCCCATGCCAGGCAACGAACCCAATAGACAGCTGCTGGAGGTGCCAAGCCAACTGGGAGATGAATCGAAAGAGTTACGCCAAGTGCGCGCTGGGGTTCGGCAGGAAGACTAGGGGTGGCGAGAACGGCCGCATCTACGTTGTCACTGACCCCTCCGACAGCGACATGGTCAACCCAAAGAACGGCACCCTCCGTTACGGTGTCATCCAGAACGAGCCACTTTGGATCATCTTTGCCCACGACATGACCATCCGCCTCAACCAGGAGCTCATTATGACATCCAACAAGACCATCGACGGCCGTGGCGCCAACGTTCACATCGCCAACGGCGCTGGTATAACCATCCAGTTCGTCCACGATATCATCATCACTAACCTCCACATCCACGACATCAAAGCCACCAAAGGCGGCGATATCCGTGATTCCGTCGACCACCACGGTCAGCGCACCTCCAGCGACGGCGATGGTATTAACATCTTCGGATCCACCAACATCTGGATCGACCACATGTCCATGTCCAACTGCAAGGATGGACTCATCGACGCCGTCATGGGTTCCACCGCCATTACCATCTCCAATAACTACTTCTCTAGCCACGACCAT gtGATGCTGTTAGGAGCAAATGACACCTACGCCGATGACGAGAAGATGCAGGTCACCGTAGCATTCAACCACTTCGGGCCAGGATTAGTACAGAGGATGCCCAGGGTCCGATGGGGATTCGCCCACGTGGTGAACAACGATTACACCCACTGGGAAATGTACGCCATTGGTGGCAGCACACACCCAACCATCCTAAGTCAGGGCAACCGCTTCGTCGCTTCAGATTCATCGGCATTCAAGCAGGTTACCCATAGGGATTACGCAACCGAGGACGTGTGGAAGAACTGGGACTGGAGATCTGAGGGTGATCTAATGGAGAACGGTGCCTTCTTCGTCCAATCTGGATCCCCATTAAAGAAGGAGTCCTTCTCCAGCGAAGACATGATCAGCCCAAAGCCCGCCACCTCTGTCCCCGAGCTTACTCGCTTTGCTGGTGCACTCAACTGCACGGTTGGCAAGCCTTGCTAA
- the LOC122654863 gene encoding calcium-dependent protein kinase 16-like, with protein MAKVFINQFDGSPICKHEKLFCKIMGICLSTTKVSDANSNAPSNNNSNSSNKNNKKNQKESSKTCSTAATQKDTSHHPPQKPYESHKNRSQQQQKDKGHSRWPSGVTPYGKRTDFGYAKDFDNKYSIGKLLGHGQFGYTFVATNKSTGEQVVVKRIEKNKVVHGSAFHSKDSGKN; from the exons ATGGCGAAAG TCTTTATAAATCAATTTGATGGTTCTCCCATCTGCAAACACGAGAAGCTGTTCTGCAAAATCATGGGAATCTGTCTTTCAACTACCAAAGTCAGTGACGCAAACAGCAACGCCCCTTctaacaacaacagcaacagcagcaataaaaacaacaaaaagaacCAGAAAGAGAGCTCCAAAACCTGTTCAACAGCGGCGACCCAGAAGGATACATCGCATCATCCACCACAGAAGCCATATGAGAGCCATAAAAATCGATCACAGCAGCAACAGAAGGATAAAGGGCATTCGAGGTGGCCCAGCGGGGTTACTCCATATGGAAAGCGGACGGATTTTGGGTACGCCAAGGATTTCGATAATAAGTATTCGATCGGGAAATTGTTGGGTCACGGGCAGTTTGGTTATACGTTTGTTGCCACCAATAAATCCACCGGGGAACAGGTCGTCGTCAAGAGAATAGAGAAGAATAAG GTAGTTCATGGCTCTGCTTTTCATAGTAAGGATTCAGGCAAGAACTAA
- the LOC122654865 gene encoding pentatricopeptide repeat-containing protein At4g21065-like, translated as MARPLKPIIFSLHISTSSLLKCSFQRFPFSTSAAVQLQMVPEQRLTMLKALTLADSNHIKQFLGQLIINKLPIDAMLLTRLIDIFFSSNNVFLGPAALLFMQFREFIDSELCSFMVRSYTHSNKHLQSILVFTQMHKNGFLPDSSTFPAVLKSVAHLCRPRFGKSIHGCIIQMGFHSDVYINTALVHMYATCLSIGEAHRLFDEMPERNSVSWNALITGYTHNRMFREAIDVFGEMQASGVQPGEVTMVGVLSACAHLGALNQGKWIHDYIKQNRLRMNVFVGTALIDMYAKCGVVHEAEKVFETMRVKNPYTWNVLISGYAMNGHGFAALQALSKMLMENVKLDGVTFLAVLCACCHQGLIDEGRSYFTSMENFGLRPGIEHYGCMVDLLGRAGFLEEAHELIRTMPLKPDPIVWRALLGACRIHGNIQLGEFAIHNLLELEPNNGENYVLLSNLYAQDRRWNKMGEVRQMMNRKGIRKVPGCSSIEIDNMVYEFVVLERMKIELEEVYNMLADMKKELKLAGYVADTNMVSFDVEEEEKEHSLMYHSEKLALAFGLLRTSSDTTLRIVKNLRICKDCHDFFKRVSKVYRRQIVVRDRKRFHHFVGGDCSCKDYW; from the coding sequence ATGGCAAGACCACTGAAACCGATCATATTTTCTCTGCACATCTCAACAAGTTCTCTACTCAAATGTAGCTTCCAACGCTTCCCATTCTCTACTTCCGCGGCAGTTCAACTACAAATGGTTCCAGAACAACGCCTTACAATGCTGAAAGCTCTCACTCTCGCAGATAGTAACCACATCAAACAGTTTCTGGGTCAACTCATCATCAACAAGCTACCTATCGACGCAATGTTACTAACGAGGCTCATTgacatctttttttcttctaataatGTGTTTTTGGGCCCGGCTGCTCTTCTGTTCATGCAGTTTCGAGAATTCATTGATTCCGAACTTTGTAGCTTCATGGTCAGATCTTACACTCACTCCAACAAGCATCTGCAGTCAATTTTAGTTTTCACACAGATGCATAAGAATGGATTTCTTCCTGATTCATCCACGTTTCCTGCTGTGCTAAAATCTGTTGCCCATTTGTGCCGCCCAAGGTTTGGAAAGTCGATACATGGTTGCATAATTCAGATGGGTTTCCACTCGGATGTCTACATAAACACAGCTCTTGTCCACATGTATGCGACCTGTTTGTCCATTGGTGAGGCACATCGACTGTTCGATGAGATGCCTGAAAGAAATTCAGTTTCTTGGAATGCTTTAATAACAGGTTATACCCATAACAGAATGTTTAGGGAAGCTATTGATGTGTTTGGAGAGATGCAGGCATCCGGTGTCCAGCCAGGGGAGGTCACCATGGTTGGGGTGCTCTCGGCCTGTGCTCATTTGGGAGCATTGAATCAGGGGAAGTGGATTCATGATTATATAAAACAGAACAGACTCAGAATGAATGTGTTTGTAGGTACTGCTCTTATAGACATGTATGCTAAATGTGGAGTGGTTCATGAGGCTGAAAAGGTTTTTGAAACAATGAGAGTGAAGAATCCTTACACTTGGAATGTTCTGATATCTGGGTATGCAATGAATGGGCATGGGTTTGCTGCATTGCAGGCACTTTCCAAAATGCTCATGGAGAATGTTAAGCTCGATGGAGTCACTTTCTTAGCTGTTTTATGTGCTTGTTGCCACCAAGGTCTTATTGATGAAGGCCGAAGCTATTTTACCAGCATGGAAAACTTTGGTTTGCGACCAGGCATTGAGCATTATGGTTGCATGGTTGATCTACTTGGTCGAGCTGGTTTCTTGGAGGAAGCTCATGAGCTCATCCGAACCATGCCATTGAAACCAGACCCAATCGTTTGGAGGGCATTACTGGGTGCTTGTAGAATCCATGGAAACATCCAGTTGGGTGAGTTTGCAATCCACAATCTTCTTGAATTAGAACCCAACAATGGGGAGAACTATGTTTTACTGTCGAATCTGTATGCTCAAGATCGAAGATGGAATAAGATGGGTGAAGTGAGGCAGATGATGAATCGTAAGGGGATCAGGAAAGTCCCTGGTTGTAGTTCAATTGAAATTGACAATATGGTTTATGAATTTGTAGTATTAGAAAGAATGAAGATCGAGTTGGAGGAGGTTTATAACATGTTGGCTGATATGAAGAAAGAATTGAAGCTGGCTGGCTATGTTGCAGACACTAACATGGTTTCATTTGATgtggaggaagaggagaaggaacattctcTAATGTATCACAGTGAGAAGCTTGCGCTTGCTTTTGGGCTTCTTAGAACTTCATCCGATACGACTTTGAGGATAGTGAAGAATCTGAGGATTTGCAAGGATTGCCATGACTTTTTTAAGCGTGTTTCAAAGGTTTATAGAAGGCAGATTGTTGTCAGAGATCGAAAACGATTCCACCATTTTGTTGGAGGTGATTGCAGCTGCAAAGATTATTGGTGA
- the LOC122655566 gene encoding probable ubiquitin conjugation factor E4 yields MATQKPLRSTEAVEDFILRKIFLVSLVDSMEDDSRIVYLEMTAAEILSEDKPLLLSRDLMERILIDRLSGQFPSAEPPFPYLVGCYRRAHEEGKNITSRKDKTIRSEMESVVRQAKKLAVSYCRIHLGNPDMFPNGENNPPNKTTTSPLLPLIYSEVSSSIDGFGVSSSGVGLTCPPGFIEEFFRDSDYDSSEPILKGLYEDLRGSVLKVSALGNFQQPLRALLMLVSFPNGAKALVNHPWWVPKGTYVNGRVIEMTSILGPFFHVSALPDHTIFKSEPDVGQQCFSEASTRRPADLLSSFTTIKTVMNNLYDGLGEVLLILLKNTDTRESVLEYLAEVIKKNSSRAHLQVDPLSCASSGMFNNLSVVMLRLCEPFLDTNLTKRDKIDPKYVFHGTRLDLRSLTALHASSEEVTAWINKDNPSDKKSDDENRILQSQEATSSGNNAGGPTLLSNARPMSSCSGKPKYSFICECFFMTARVLNLGLLKAFSDFKHLVQDLSRCEDTLSTLKAMKGQAPSPQLELDIARIEKEIESYTQEKLCYEAQILRDGAILQRALSFYRLMVVWLVDLLGGFKMPLPSSCPMEFACMPEHFVEDAMELIIFASRIPRALDGVLLDDFMNFIIMFMASPNFIRNPYLRAKMVEVLNCWMPNRSGSSVTTSLFEGHALSLEYLVRNLLKLYVDIEFTGSHTQFYDKFNIRHNIAELLEYLWQVPSHRNAWRQIAREEEKGVYLNFLNFLINDSIYLLDESLNKILELKELEAEMANTTEWEQRPAQERQERTRLFHSQENIIRIDMKLANEDVGMLEFTSEQITVPFLLPEMVERVASMLNYFLLQLVGPQRRALSLKDPEKYEFRPKQLLKQIVHIYIHLARGDKEKVFPAAISRDGRSYNEQLFTAAADVLRRIGEDGRVIQEFIELGGKAKIAASEAKDAEAALGEIPDEFLDPIQYTLMKDPVILPSSRITVDRPVIQRHLLSDATDPFNRSQLTQDMLIPNVELKARIEEFIRSQESKKHGEGVNMQNTKTTMQTVNEKMTLID; encoded by the exons ATGGCGACACAGAAGCCTCTGAGGTCCACAGAAGCGGTAGAAGACTTCATCCTTCGGAAGATTTTCTTAGTATCTCTTGTAGATTCTATGGAGGATGATTCCAGAATCGTATATTTGGAGATGACTGCAGCTGAAATTCTCAGCGAAGATAAACCCCTTTTACTTTCTCGGGATTTGATGGAAAGGATTCTCATCGATCGGCTCTCTGGTCAGTTTCCCTCTGCCGAGCCTCCTTTCCCTTATTTGGTTGGGTGTTATCGTCGTGCTCACGAGGAGGGCAAGAATATTACATCCAGAAAAGACAAGACTATTCGGTCCGAGATGGAATCCGTGGTCCGGCAGGCGAAGAAATTAGCTGTTTCGTACTGCCGGATCCATCTGGGTAATCCAGATATGTTCCCTAACGGAGAAAACAATCCACCAAATAAGACGACTACTTCGCCATTACTGCCTTTGATTTACTCAGAAGTTTCGAGCTCAATTGATGGGTTTGGAGTAAGTAGTTCTGGTGTTGGATTGACTTGTCCTCCTGGGTTTATAGAAGAGTTTTTCCGGGACTCTGATTATGATAGCTCGGAGCCAATCTTAAAGGGTTTGTATGAGGatttgaggggaagtgttctcAAAGTGTCTGCGCTTGGAAACTTTCAGCAGCCCTTGAGGGCGTTATTGATGTTAGTTAGCTTTCCTAATGGTGCCAAGGCTCTGGTGAATCATCCCTGGTGGGTTCCCAAGGGGACTTATGTCAACGGTCGTGTCATTGAGATGACAAGCATTTTGGGTCCTTTCTTTCATGTCAGTGCTCTTCCTGATCATACTATTTTCAAGAGCGAGCCGGATGTTGG GCAGCAGTGCTTCTCAGAAGCATCGACTCGTCGCCCAGCTGATTTATTATCTTCTTTCACAACTATTAAAACTGTCATGAATAACTTATATGATGGTCTTGGAGAAGTTCTTCTCATTCTCCTTAAGAACACTGATACACGGGAGAGTGTTCTTGAATATCTTGCTGAGGTGATCAAGAAAAACTCATCAAGGGCTCATTTACAG GTTGATCCATTATCTTGTGCAAGTTCCGGAATGTTTAATAATCTCAGTGTAGTCATGCTTCGACTATGTGAGCCTTTCTTAGATACAAATTTGACCAAAAGGGACAAAATTGATCCAAAGTATGTGTTTCATGGTACACGTTTGGATTTAAG GAGTTTAACAGCTCTCCATGCATCTTCGGAAGAAGTTACAGCGTGGATTAATAAAGATAATCCCTCTGACAAAAAGAGTGATGATGAGAATCGCATATTACAATCTCAAGAAGCCACCAGTTCTGGTAACAATGCTGGTGGACCTACTCTCCTCTCTAATGCCAGACCAATGTCAAGTTGTAGTGGGAAACCTAAATATTCATTCATCTGCGAGTGTTTCTTTATGACTGCCAGGGTGCTCAACTTGGGCCTGTTAAAAGCATTTTCTGATTTTAAACATCTAGTTCAG GATTTGTCTAGGTGTGAAGATACTCTGTCCACTTTGAAAGCCATGAAGGGACAAGCACCCTCTCCACAACTGGAGTTGGATATAGCTCGCATTGAGAAAGAAATTGAATCATATACACAGGAGAAGCTATGTTATGAAGCTCAAATACTTAGG GATGGAGCAATACTTCAGCGTGCACTGTCCTTCTACAGACTAATGGTGGTTTGGCTGGTTGATCTTTTAGGAGGATTTAAAATGCCTCTGCCTTCAAGTTGCCCAATGGAATTTGCATGTATGCCAGAACACTTTGTTGAAGATGCAATGGAGTTGATTATTTTTGCTTCTCGGATCCCTAGAGCATTGGATGGGGTCTTGCTG GATGATTTTATGAACTTTATCATAATGTTCATGGCAAGTCCAAATTTTATTAGAAACCCATATCTAAGAGCAAAAATGGTAGAAGTCTTGAATTGCTGGATGCCCAATAGAAG TGGTTCTTCTGTGACAACTTCACTTTTTGAAGGGCATGCACTGTCTCTTGAATATCTTGTCCGGAATCTTCTGAAGCTTTATGTTGATATTGAGTTCACTGGTTCTCACACACAG TTCTATGACAAGTTCAACATACGCCACAATATTGCCGAACTTCTCGAATACCTGTGGCAAGTTCCTAGTCATCGAAATGCATGGAGACAG ATAgctagagaagaggaaaaggggGTTTATCTGAACTTCTTGAACTTTTTGATCAATGATAGTATCTATCTTCTTGATGAAAGTCTTAATAAAATTCTTGAACTCAAAGAGTTGGAAGCTGAGATGGCAAATACCACAGAATGGGAGCAAAGACCCGCCCAAGAGAGGCAGGAAAGAACTCGACTGTTTCATTCCCAAGAGAAT ATTATCCGAATTGATATGAAACTGGCAAATGAAGATGTCGGTATGCTAGAATTTACTTCCGAACAGATTACggttcctttccttcttccagAGATG GTTGAAAGAGTGGCTAGCATGTTGAATTACTTTTTATTACAACTTGTGGGCCCTCAACGGAGAGCTCTTAGTCTTAAAGACCCTGAAAAGTATGAGTTCCGGCCAAAACAATTGCTTAAgcag ATTGTCCACATTTACATCCACCTGGCGAGAGGAGACAAGGAAAAGGTTTTCCCAGCTGCTATCTCGAGAGATGGTCGATCATACAATGAGCAG TTATTTACTGCTGCAGCAGATGTGCTACGAAGAATAGGTGAAGATGGGAGGGTGATACAGGAATTCATTGAGTTAGGTGGAAAGGCAAAAATTGCAGCTTCTGAGGCGAAGGATGCTGAAGCTGCACTAGGAGAGATACCTGATGAGTTTCTTGATCCAATTCAG TATACGTTAATGAAGGATCCTGTTATTCTACCTTCTTCAAGAATCACTGTAGATCGACCTGTCATCCAAAGGCATCTTCTGAGTGATGCT ACCGACCCATTCAATCGTTCACAACTCACTCAAGATATGCTGATTCCCAATGTTGAACTGAAGGCAAGAATCGAAGAGTTCATCAGGTCTCAAGAATCAAAGAAGCATGGGGAAGGTGTAAACATGCAAAACACAAAGACAACTATGCAGACTGTCAATGAAAAAATGACCTTGATTGACTAG